Proteins encoded within one genomic window of Gambusia affinis linkage group LG09, SWU_Gaff_1.0, whole genome shotgun sequence:
- the igbp1 gene encoding immunoglobulin-binding protein 1 → MAESMANAAEESSTPDTEQLKLSDLLERGWKILKELDSSNEPFGPNTVHRIKRGINMLEDASRMVVQLDLFSRNEEVEEIATADLKYLLLPALLGALHMKQSSPHKRLETVQIARAYFMDFLKTCHVYNISQFELPKPSNENGVSEETSEGVFSKAKSFSAGPSNLVAMAAKRQAKIERYQQRKELETRLSDVHKVVESGQADDEVSREFYLLNVQRWITVCLEEMEAIDQEVEILKNRDVLKQRPANQPAQPTRNPMKPFILTRDALQAQVLGAGYPSLPTMTVDDWYEQHKKHGVLPDQGMPSKVAVEDNTDEQARDEEKEKKAENDDEASLLKDRNWDEWKDDHRRGYGNRQNMG, encoded by the exons atggctGAAAGTATGGCTAATGCGGCTGAAGAGTCATCCACTCCTGACACTGAACAATTAAAACTATCTGACTTATTGGAGCGTGGTTGGAAGATACTTAAAGAACTGGACAGTTCAAACGAACCGTTTGGCCCCAACACTGTGCATCGCATTAAACGCGGCATTAACATGTTGGAAGACGCGTCGAGGATGGTTGTTCAGCTCGACCTGTTTAGCCGTAACGAAGAGGTGGAAGAGATCGCCACTGCAGACCTGAAGTATCTTCTGCTCCCTGCCCTGCTCGGGGCCCTGCACATGAAGCAGAGCAGCCCACACAAGCGGCTGGAGACGGTGCAGATAGCTCGGGCTTACTTTATGGATTTCTTAAAGACGTGTCATGTCTACAACATCTCACAGTTTGAGCTGCCGAAGCCATCAAATGAAAACGGTGTTTCCGAGGAAACATCGGAGGGCGTATTTTCCAAAGCCAAG TCTTTTTCTGCAGGTCCATCAAAtttggttgccatggcagcaaAGAGACAAGCGAAGATTGAACGGTATCAACAGAGAAAGGAACTGGAGACTAGACTGTCGGATGTTCACAAAGTAGTGGAGAGTGGACAGGCCGATGACGAGGTCAGCAGAGAATTTTACCTTCTGAATGTCCAGAGATGGATCACTGTTTGTCTGGAGGAGATGGAGGCCATTGACCAGGAGGTGGAGATACTTAAAAACAGGGATGTTCTGAAGCAGAGACCTGCTAACCAACCAGCTCAGCCAACCAGAAATCCCATGAAACCCTTCATCCTCACTAGAGATGCTTTACAG GCTCAAGTACTCGGCGCTGGATATCCTAGCCTCCCCACCATGACGGTGGATGACTGGTAtgagcaacacaaaaaacatggaGTCCTGCCTGATCAGGGCATGCCGAGCAAAGTTGCTGTGGAGGACAACACTGATGAGCAGGCGAGagatgaagaaaaagagaaaaaggctgagAATGATGATGAAGCTTCTTTGTTAAAAGACAGAAACTGGGATGAGTGGAAAGATGATCACCGCCGAGGATATGGAAACCGCCAGAACATGGGCTAA